One Pleuronectes platessa chromosome 9, fPlePla1.1, whole genome shotgun sequence genomic region harbors:
- the ptger3 gene encoding prostaglandin E2 receptor EP3 subtype, producing MLTAMCRFILPQRMTADSCDSVEGSQTSAAEMLSANISKTLREDNATKNSSCGSVSVGFPITMMITGMVGNSLALILVYVSYIKKENKRKRSFLLCIGSLALTDLFGQLLTSPIVISVYRADLSWERIDSSGKLCAFFGVCMTTFGLCALFLASAMAIERAMAITNPHWYSSHMRTSVTKQTLAAIWFLVLLFALLPIVGVGEYTRQWPGTWCFISIGDREVPGNMFFAITFAVLGIFSLLVTLSCNVVTIRGLIVRCKTKSGTSQSSKQWERLTTETVIQLLGIMCVLLVCWSPLLVLMLRMISTQVSSHDCNSKVGISTNSSSRDVSLDCNFFLTAIRLASLNQILDPWVYLLLREILLRKFCIVANAVTNCSLEDRKENRNALDALNKQSQDSSNLHRAQSG from the exons ATGCTCACTGCTATGTGTAGGTTTATCCTTCCCCAAAGGATGACTGCGGACAGTTGTGACTCTGTGGAGGGCTCGCAAACATCGGCTGCAGAGATGCTGAGCGCCAACATCTCCAAGACATTGCGCGAAGACAATGCCACCAAGAACTCCAGCTGTGGATCCGTATCAGTGGGTTTTCCTATCACCATGATGATCACCGGCATGGTGGGCAACTCGCTGGCTCTCATCCTGGTCTACGTCTCCTATATAAAGAAGGAGAACAAAAGGAAAAGGTCGTTCCTGCTTTGCATTGGATCTCTGGCGCTCACTGATCTGTTTGGACAGCTGCTGACGAGCCCAATAGTCATATCAGTTTACAGAGCTGACCTGAGCTGGGAGCGCATCGACTCATCGGGCAAACTTTGCGCCTTTTTCGGCGTGTGCATGACAACTTTTGGCCTGTGCGCGCTCTTCTTGGCCAGTGCCATGGCGATTGAGAGGGCCATGGCGATAACGAACCCACACTGGTACTCCAGCCACATGAGGACAAGTGTGACTAAGCAGACCCTGGCTGCCATCTGGTTCCTGGTGCTGCTCTTTGCGCTGCTGCCCATCGTGGGGGTCGGGGAGTACACGCGTCAGTGGCCGGGCACCTGGTGCTTTATCAGCATCGGAGACAGAGAGGTCCCAGGCAACATGTTCTTCGCCATCACTTTCGCCGTGCTGGGGATTTTCTCTCTGCTGGTGACCCTGTCCTGTAACGTGGTGACGATCCGGGGCTTGATTGTCCGGTGCAAAACCAAGTCCGGCACTTCCCAGTCCTCCAAACAGTGGGAGCGACTCACCACGGAGACCGTCATTCAGCTGTTAGGGATTATGTGCGTCCTGCTCGTGTGCTGGTCCCCTTTACTG gtgCTGATGCTGAGGATGATCTCCACCCAGGTCTCCTCCCACGATTGCAACTCCAAAGTGGGGATATCCACCAACTCCTCGAGCCGGGACGTCAGcttggactgcaacttcttccTGACGGCTATCCGCCTGGCCTCCCTCAACCAGATCCTTGACCCGTGGGTCTATCTGCTCCTCAGGGAGATCCTCCTCCGCAAGTTCTGCATCGTGGCCAACGCCGTGACCAACTGCTCCCTGGAGGATCGCAAGGAGAATCGGAATGCACTGGACGCGCTCAACAAGCAGAGCCAGGACAGCAGCAACCTTCATAGAGCACAAAGTGGCTGA
- the zranb2 gene encoding zinc finger Ran-binding domain-containing protein 2 yields the protein MLTDSNMSGKSFRVSDGDWICPDKKCGNVNFARRTSCNRCGVEKSTEAKMMKAGGTEIGKTLAEKSRGLFSANDWQCKTCGNVNWARRSECNMCNTPKYAKLEERTGYGGGFNERENVEYIEREESDGEYDEFGRKKKKFRGTSSSKEVEKKVVVAKREEDEDEEDDDEEEEGDLSKYKLDDDDDEDGDLSKYDLVASDEEEKPAKKKSSRSGSSHSGSSSRSSSSSSRSRSRSGSRSSSSSRSGSRSRSHSRSSSRSGKGSSPRKRSRSPSSSPERTQKRSRSRSSSAGRKRRRSRSRSSERCRGQSSGSSHSGSSSKKA from the exons ATGTTAACAGACAGCAACATGTCGGGGAAGAGCTTTCGGGTCAGCGACGGAGACTGGATCTGTCCTGACAAAAA gtgtggcAATGTGAATTTTGCCAGAAGAACAAGCTGCAACAGATGTGGCGTCG AGAAAAGCACAGAGGCAAAGATGATGAAAGCTGGTGGAACGGAGATTGGGAAAACCCTGGCCGAGAAGAGCAGAGGCCTCTTCAGTGCAAACGACTGGCAATGCAAAAC ATGTGGCAACGTGAACTGGGCGAGACGGTCAGAGTGCAACATGTGTAACACACCTAAATATGCCAAGCTTGAGGAGAGAACAG GTTATGGTGGAGGGTTCAATGAAAGGGAGAATGTAGAATACATTGAACGTGAGGAATCTGATGGTGAATATGACGAG TTTGgtcggaaaaagaaaaagtttcgCGGAACATCTTCCTCTAaagaagttgaaaagaaagtagtAGTTGCAAAacgtgaagaagacgaggacgaagaagatgatgacgaggaggaagagggtgacCTGTCCAAGTACAAACTGGAT gatgatgatgatgaagacggAGACCTGTCAAAGTACGACCTGGTCGCCAGCGATGAAGAAGAGAAGCCAGCCAAGAAAAAGAGCAGCCGCTCGGGCTCGTCCCACTCGGGCTCGTCGTcccgctcctccagctccagttcACGGTCGAGGTCCAG atCTGGCTCTAGAAGCTCATCCAGCTCCAGATCTGGATCTCGCTCCAGGTCCCACTCCAG ATCCAGCTCCAGGTCTGGAAAGGGCTCCTCTCCGCGGAAGAGGTCCCGCtcgccctcctcctcacccGAGAGGACACAGAAGCGCAGCCGCTCCAGGTCCTCATCTGCAGGGAGGAAACGCAGGCGCTCTAGATCACGTTCGTCCGAAAG GTGCCGTGGCCAGTCCTCCGGATCCTCACATTCTGGCTCCAGTTCAAAAAAGGCATAA